The genomic region AAATTTGCCATCGCGCTGTCGGCATGACGACGATATCCAAAGGTTACAGGGTTTGTGATTTGGACAAACCCTGGCGCTGTGCCTAGTCGGAGCATTAGATCAGCATCTTCCGCGTTGACGCGCTCCTTGGTGAAACCACCGACCTGCTGCAATACGTCCCGTCGAATAACAAACGATGATACTCCGAACCAGCGCCATTGGTCGCCCGAGGCGAGATAGTCAGAAAACACATTGACGGCCGTGGAATCAGCACCGCTAAATTCCGTTGGAAGTTCGTTCGCATCCTGAAAGAGCGACGGTTTGCCGATGACGATCGCCGGCTTGTCGTGCTTTTCAATCTGTGATCGGTATACTTCTAACGTCCACGGAAACCATACATCGTCGCTATCCAAAAAGGCGATATATTCTCCCCCTGCGTGCTCGATTCCTAAATTTCGGGCCGCCCCGGGACCACCATTTTCCTGTCGAAAAACTCGAATGCGATTACCAAACTGGGCCAGGACATTTGCGGTACCGTCTGTACTGCCATCATCAATCACAAGCACTTCGTTATCGACGAACCGCTGCGCCAATGCCGAGGTAATGGTTGGAACAACCAAACCAGACCGATTATGTACAGGAATGATCGACGAAAACGATAACATGCGCTACCGGGCTACCAGTTGGCCGGTTCCAGTCGATTCTGAAGTCGACGTTTTAACCCAGTGCTTTAGCACCAAGTCGTAATTCCCGGCTTGTTCTGGCGGAAAGCGGCCGGATTCAACTTTGGGAATCACATTCGGTAATGCGGCGAGGAATTCCTCACCATGGTCTGGGGCGTGAAGCGTCCAGGCCCCCGAATCACATAAATCTGCACGAAGCATTCCATTCGAGCACATATGTTCGGTCACCATCACCTCCCAATTCCACAAAGGGCTCTCGCGGGTAAGCTTGCTCAACAGCCTTCGTTTCCAAGAAAGGTATTTCGGAGCCATCGGAAGTGTACTGAAGAACCTGTTTCGATTTATCAGATAACGACGACTGGTGAAAAACCAAAATTTGTAGAACCCACGGGTATCTAATTCGTAGTGTCTTTCCCCTTGTTGCAGCAGTCCATCCTGACGGGGCGGTCCTGGATGTGGATTCACGCACAGCGCTTCGGGGACACGTTCCAATAACTCGATGCCTTTGTCGATCCAATTGAAATCCACGCTCTGATACATGAGCATATCGCTGTCGAAATGCAGGAAGTAATCGCCGCGCGCTATCTCCAAGGCGTACAGATTTCCTAGGATGGGATAGCCGCGAAAATTGTGAGTATGCTGCAGCCGTCTGCCAAAATGTTTGCGGTATAGCTTGTTTCGCACTACCGGCGAATAGTCCATTTCCAGGTAACAATCGATGCTGCCGGCTGACTGCAGTCTTTGGCAGGCTGCAATCAAATCGGCATGGCTGCCCAAACCAGGCTGCTGTGAATACCGCTTGGCCAAGGGCGCAGTATCCACTAACAAAATGCGTTCCAAAAACGGATAATTGCACATCCGCACCAAATGCGGAATGGTAAATTCCATGAACCGCAAGTCGGGGCGTGCCACAAAGATGGAGAGTGTGCAAGTTTTAAGCATGGGGAACTCAGGAAAGCCGGCGGCAATCGCTTATGGGAGGTAGGCTGGTATCACGACGCCGATTCCACAATTGTCCGAGGAGATATCATTGCTTGATCGACATCATCAGACTCACAGACTCGCGGCTTATTATTGCTTCGTCGCCGGCGGACTGCATCGGCAATGAATTCGGCGGTTCGAAAGCCAAACAAATGAAACGCTAACCGATACATCGGAGGAAATGCCGGCTCGTCAGCCAGCAGTATCCTCCTCCGCAATTGTTGCTGTTGAACAAGTGCCAGGGCTTGTGAGCGATCGAGGTGGTACAGGCTGCGAGCACATTCCATCCGCGTCAAGCTGATGGCACGATAACGCAGCTTGGTTAACGCATCACGCTGCGCTAGACATTTCTCGACGCTCGTTACCACTTCCAAGCGCCGTAAAAATGTTTGCAGGGGATCCCGCCGGCAAACCGTGCCCTGACTCCATTGCCGATAGACGGCGCCCGAGCATGGGTTGAATGTGAATATCTTACCGGCCGCCAGCAGCCGAAAATAAAGTTCGTGCTCTTGGCAGCACGGTTGATCTATCTTCCATTGGCCAACGTCGACCACGGCTTCCCGCCGAAAAAGAGTCGCACCCGTTTGGGGCAGATACCAGCGGATCAGCTGGATCCAAGGGTCGTGAGGCTCTGGAATTGGGAACACTTCACGTTTTGGCGAGCCGGTGGCTTTGAGTTTCGTTCCGCGATCATCTTGACTGCTTTCACTGGCCAATTCCGTTTCCGGCCAATATTCCATGGTAATGGGAGAATAGACCACGTCGGCCCGCGGATTTGACTGGGCGACCATCATCTGCTGCGCCACGTGGTCTGCCATGAGCCAGTCATCAGCATCCAAATACTGTAGCCAATCGCCGGAAGCCAGTTCGAGCAGCCGATTTCGCGCCACATTGCCACCACAATTCGGCCCGGATTCACA from Pirellulales bacterium harbors:
- a CDS encoding glycosyltransferase, which gives rise to MKVSILIPCFNAERWIGAAIASALDQSWSEKEVIVVDDGSTDGSLEIIHSFGDRIHCESGPNCGGNVARNRLLELASGDWLQYLDADDWLMADHVAQQMMVAQSNPRADVVYSPITMEYWPETELASESSQDDRGTKLKATGSPKREVFPIPEPHDPWIQLIRWYLPQTGATLFRREAVVDVGQWKIDQPCCQEHELYFRLLAAGKIFTFNPCSGAVYRQWSQGTVCRRDPLQTFLRRLEVVTSVEKCLAQRDALTKLRYRAISLTRMECARSLYHLDRSQALALVQQQQLRRRILLADEPAFPPMYRLAFHLFGFRTAEFIADAVRRRRSNNKPRVCESDDVDQAMISPRTIVESAS